The genomic region TATGCTGGGGAATATGGTTTTGAAAAATCTGATGGTTATCGCTACTTTTTCGGTTTTTCAAGTATGGATGCGGAAAAGTCGTTAAGAATGAAAACCAATTTTAAAATAAAAAAAGTTTCTGTTCTACCTGAGTTGCATAAATTATGTTTACTTTGCGCTGATGGTACAATTAATATGGTTCAATTAGCAGAAGATGATACATTAGGTGTTATACATTATAATGATAAAGTAGAAGATAATGATAAAGTAGAAGCTCTCGAAAAATTTTCAAATATATGTGATATTGCTGTTAATCCTACTACTATTGCCGGCCTTATTAAGGTCAATAAAGGTCAAAAAAATAGCCAAATTAAGTTGTATGACATTCTGCATAAAAATTATCGTATAATACAACTTAATTGTAACGTGGATAAGATATGGTTATCAGACAAGGGCCTTTATTTTGAAAACAATAATAAGGAATTTGAATCAGAGAAAAAAGAAAAAGTTGAAAGAAAATCACAGCAAAAGATCGGGAACAAAAGAAAAAACAGAAGGTTTTTATTTACAGCTTTTGGAGGAGTTGCTTTGCTTGGCACATGTGCAATTTGTTATAAAATGCTACAAAATAATATGAAAACAAATGTAGCTGTAGAGATGTCTGCTTCTTGTGCTGCGCAAATAGTTAATAACCAAACATGGTGGCAAAAAGCGGGCTGCCTGGTAAGTTCTCTCTTTTCAAAAATTAGATGGTGGTAATTATACTATACAATGTTTTGTGTTTGCTCACGTGCTTTTTCTAATTCAACTTTTATATCAATTGCGCGAGTGCTAATACCAGCATCAGAGCACTTAGCTGTAATAGTATTAATTTCACGTGAAAGTTCTTGAAGAGTAAAGTCTAGTCGCTTGCCCTTTTCTATTTTTTTATCTTCAATTAGTTTTTGAAGATTCTCTATATGGCTTTTGAATCGAGTAATTTCTTCGTGTATATCAATTTTATCAAGTACCACGTATACAGCACTTCTGCCAATTTCCATAAGCTTATTTTTGTCAGCTTCAAGTGTTTGTAATTCTGTATCAACAAATTTTTTCTTTTTTTCCATCAATGCGATGGCTTCTTTTTCTACTGCAATCATTTCTTTGTTTATGACTGTAATACGTTCTTGCAAATCATTTGCAAGCATGGCACCTTCTTTTTTTTGTTCTTTAATTAAAAGGGCGATAATGCTATCAAGTGTTTGTAAAATATGGTTCACAGATTCTTTACTAATTTGTTGTTCTTGTACGGTAAAAATATTTGGAAGTTGAATGATATGTTTTATCTCAATATCGCCAGAAACATTAGATTTTTTTTGTATTTGTTGGATAGCATTGACATAACTAGTGACAGTATTGATTGCTGGAGCGACAGCGCCTTTAAAAATACCTAAGTCGGCAACATGAATTGTGCATTGTACATACCCACGAAACAATTTTTTCTTTAGTTTTTTAATTATTTCCGTTTCCAGATTACTCAATGGGTGTGGTAAACGACAACTTACCTCAAAAAAACGAGAGTTAAGAGATTTTATGCTAATGGTTGCTCCTACAGAAGCGCCATCATCAAGGATAAGTGTAACTGATTGTGTTGCAAAACCGGTCATGCTACGAATCATAGGATCCTTTTTATGCTAAGTTTGTATATACATTTTGAACGTCATCATTTTCCTCTAGTAGGTTCAAAAAATCATATGCTTCATGAGCTTGGTCTTCTGGTAAATCAACGTTATTTTGAGCAATGCGTTCAATGTCAGCGCTTTCAATTGTAACAGTTTCTTCTTCAATACTTTTTTTTATTTTATCTATTTCTTTTGGATTGCATATCACAGTAAACATATCATCATCATCATATTGCAGGTCGCTTATGTCAAAATCAAGTAAAAGTTCCAGTAACTCATCTTCAGTTCTATCGGTTTTTAAGCGGATAACCCCTTTGGGTTCAAACATCCAGCTGACAGATCCAGTTTCTGCTAGATTACCACCATGTTTGGAAAATATATGGCGTAATGCTGCAACAGTCCTATTTTTATTATCTGTTAGAGATTCTATAATTACGGCTATGCCATATGGGCCGTAACCTTCGTACGTATGTTCTTCGTAACTTACACCAGGAAGTTCACCTGTACCTTTTTTAACTGCACGGATTGCATTTTCTTGTGGCATATTAATGGCCTTCGCTTGTTCTAATAATGTGCGCAAACGAGCATTTCCAGAAGGATCGCCACCACCAGCACGAGCAACTACTGTAATTTCTTTGATAAGTTTAGTAAACGCCTTTCCTCGTTTACTATCTTCTTTTGCTTTTTTATGTTTTATTTTTGACCATTTATTGTGCCCTGCCATCGGGAAATCTCCTGCTCATTTTCAAAAAATATTGCTTTGTCGTCAGTTTACCTGCTTATACTGACAATGTCGATTGGCTTGCATAAGGGTCAGGGGGGCCATATAACATGTTCCGACTAAATCATTTGGGATATGCTTATATACAGTTTCTAAAACATATCTGTTTCGATTAGTCTAATATAAGTGAATTTTGTCCTAATAGCTTTTTTCTTAGAAGTGGTAATTTTTTATGGGGAATCTGACGCCCTCGGGGTGTTTTTTCCAAATATCCTTTTCTGAGTAAAAAAGGTTCATAAACAACTTCTATAGTGTCTTTGTCTTCTCCGATTAATGAAGCAAGGGTCTCCAAACCAACTGGTCCGCCATTAAAATTTTCTATAATTTTTTTGAGTATTTTGTTATCCACATTTGTTAACCCCTCTCTATCGATTCCTAAAAAAGAAAGTGCTTTTTGTACTAGTTTTTCATCTGCATTGTTATTGTTGTGTACTTGTGCAAAATCGCGTACTCGGCGTAATATTTTTTTTGCAATTCGTGGTGTTCCACGTGCACAGGTACCAATTTGTAGCGCGGAATTTTTATCAATGTTCAACCCTAAAAAGTTAGCGCTTTGTAACACAATTTCTGCAAGTTCTTGGTCCGTATAAAAATCAAGACGCTCAATAATACCAAAACGGCTATGCAATGGTGCAGATATGCTGCCACTTTTTGTTGTTGCACCAATTAGTGTAAATGGATTGACAGGCAGATTGATTGATTTTGCACCAGCTCCTTGTCCAATAATTACGTCAACGCGAAAATGTTCCATTGCGCTATATAGTACTTCTTCAACTGCTGTTGGCATACGATGAATTTCATCAATAAATAAAATGTCACGTGGTCCAAGGCTAGAAATAATGGCGACCAAATCTCCAGTGCGCTCCATCATAGGGCCGCTGCAAATTTTTATATTAACGCCCATAACCTCTGCCATAATGTGTGATAATGTTGTTTTACCTAGTCCGGGTGGGCCAAATAATAACAAATGATCGAGAGATTCTCCGCGCATTTTAGCAGCCTGTGTATACACATATAATTTTTTTTTAAGTTCTTTTTGACCAATATATTCATCAAATGTATGTGGATTAAAGTCTGTTGCTTGTTCTTCGGGTGTTTCTTGCAATGTGAGTATACTAATGTTTTTTAATTCTTCCATGCTTATTACTTTAGCTTATTAATTTTTAATACTACTAAATACTATTATTTGATACACTGCAAGAGTAGTGTAGCATAACGAGAGGCGGGTTATGAAAAAAATTTTTTTTGGGGTGTTTGTTTGCATTCTTTAATTTTAATTGTGGATATAAAATCTTCTCATAGCAATACCACTTAACCAACCAAGCCCAGCATACGTAACCCATAAATTGCTCAAGCCATAACTAATGAGTGGCAGCGGGATACCAACAATTGGTAGCAGACCAGTAACCATACATAAATTAATAAGTGCTGAGAGCATAATTGGAATAATAATGCCAAGTGCCACAAGCTGTACAAAGTGGTCTTTAATATGAGCGATCATTATCAGTAGGCGAAAGAATAAAAACATATATAAACATAGAACAAAAAGAGCACCAATAAAGCCGCTTTCTTCTGCAATTACGGAGAAAATAAAATCAGTTCTGCTTTCAGGCAAAAAGCGTAACTTGTTTTGTGTACCTTTAAGAAACCCTTTGCCAAATAATCCGCCAGAACCAATAGCGATTTTTGACTGCTCAAGGTGGTATCGTTCTTTATTTTCATCGCCGTAGCCAACAAAAACAAGTATACGTCTTTTTTGGTAAGGTTTTAAAAAATGCCAAGAAATAGGGGCGGTAAGTAAAACAAGAATAAAACTGTAGGTAAAAAATTTTTTGTTGATTCCAGCACACCACAGAGTAATTAATCCACAAAAAAGAAGGACGAGTGCAGTGCCCAAAT from Candidatus Dependentiae bacterium harbors:
- a CDS encoding YicC family protein, whose product is MIRSMTGFATQSVTLILDDGASVGATISIKSLNSRFFEVSCRLPHPLSNLETEIIKKLKKKLFRGYVQCTIHVADLGIFKGAVAPAINTVTSYVNAIQQIQKKSNVSGDIEIKHIIQLPNIFTVQEQQISKESVNHILQTLDSIIALLIKEQKKEGAMLANDLQERITVINKEMIAVEKEAIALMEKKKKFVDTELQTLEADKNKLMEIGRSAVYVVLDKIDIHEEITRFKSHIENLQKLIEDKKIEKGKRLDFTLQELSREINTITAKCSDAGISTRAIDIKVELEKAREQTQNIV
- a CDS encoding YebC/PmpR family DNA-binding transcriptional regulator, which codes for MAGHNKWSKIKHKKAKEDSKRGKAFTKLIKEITVVARAGGGDPSGNARLRTLLEQAKAINMPQENAIRAVKKGTGELPGVSYEEHTYEGYGPYGIAVIIESLTDNKNRTVAALRHIFSKHGGNLAETGSVSWMFEPKGVIRLKTDRTEDELLELLLDFDISDLQYDDDDMFTVICNPKEIDKIKKSIEEETVTIESADIERIAQNNVDLPEDQAHEAYDFLNLLEENDDVQNVYTNLA
- the ruvB gene encoding Holliday junction branch migration DNA helicase RuvB; translation: MEELKNISILTLQETPEEQATDFNPHTFDEYIGQKELKKKLYVYTQAAKMRGESLDHLLLFGPPGLGKTTLSHIMAEVMGVNIKICSGPMMERTGDLVAIISSLGPRDILFIDEIHRMPTAVEEVLYSAMEHFRVDVIIGQGAGAKSINLPVNPFTLIGATTKSGSISAPLHSRFGIIERLDFYTDQELAEIVLQSANFLGLNIDKNSALQIGTCARGTPRIAKKILRRVRDFAQVHNNNNADEKLVQKALSFLGIDREGLTNVDNKILKKIIENFNGGPVGLETLASLIGEDKDTIEVVYEPFLLRKGYLEKTPRGRQIPHKKLPLLRKKLLGQNSLILD
- the rodA gene encoding rod shape-determining protein RodA, with protein sequence MIVKQHRYLKHFDWITFLLTFSLSAIGLLFIFSATYKADQPYSIFFKKQIFGVASGFVIYFLFSILDYRRLMKWGYYIYLGVISLLIFTIVKGKMGMGAQRWVDLAFFRLQPSELAKLFFPAFVTYYLYERKDNTAQFSFNTFIPILLILGFSFLLIVKQPDLGTALVLLFCGLITLWCAGINKKFFTYSFILVLLTAPISWHFLKPYQKRRILVFVGYGDENKERYHLEQSKIAIGSGGLFGKGFLKGTQNKLRFLPESRTDFIFSVIAEESGFIGALFVLCLYMFLFFRLLIMIAHIKDHFVQLVALGIIIPIMLSALINLCMVTGLLPIVGIPLPLISYGLSNLWVTYAGLGWLSGIAMRRFYIHN